A genomic stretch from Candidatus Dadabacteria bacterium includes:
- a CDS encoding LLM class flavin-dependent oxidoreductase, whose product MKFGVGLFSMQTHKDLEYRHVDLYRNSLEHVRLAEAVNFDSVWLSEHHFLEDGYCSSPLGMAAAMAAVTERVRIGTGALILTLHNPVRVAEDAATVDLISGGRFDLGVAIGYRKEEFEGFGVPVAQRPSRIEEGIEIIEKCWEDGPFSYEGKRFSFSNIDVTPKPVQRPIPIYIGAFEEPAVRRAGRLGYPLLIGPGRTVPMIMDTLGWYNDEAEKAGRDPSEVEHILLRETYVRESTEEAMAGGTEYVINMYRFYLSLGVKIVIRGKNITDPDDPFFEYMAEDRFMIGTSEHCVQEVKKYAEKTGIRNIMCRMVFPQAPAEVIAHSIELFGKEVIPEFKP is encoded by the coding sequence ATGAAATTCGGAGTCGGACTCTTCAGCATGCAGACCCACAAGGATCTTGAGTACCGCCATGTGGATCTTTACAGAAATTCCCTAGAGCACGTGAGACTTGCCGAAGCGGTGAATTTCGATTCGGTCTGGCTTTCCGAACATCATTTTCTTGAGGATGGTTACTGCTCTTCACCCCTTGGGATGGCCGCCGCGATGGCCGCTGTGACTGAGAGGGTGAGAATAGGTACCGGAGCCTTGATACTCACGCTTCATAACCCCGTGAGGGTGGCCGAAGACGCTGCTACGGTCGATCTCATTTCCGGTGGAAGATTCGATCTGGGAGTTGCGATAGGATACAGAAAAGAAGAGTTCGAAGGGTTCGGAGTTCCGGTGGCGCAAAGACCCTCGAGGATTGAAGAAGGCATAGAGATAATCGAGAAATGCTGGGAGGACGGCCCCTTTTCCTATGAAGGCAAAAGGTTCAGCTTCTCAAACATAGATGTTACTCCCAAGCCCGTGCAGAGACCCATACCTATATACATAGGGGCTTTCGAGGAACCCGCCGTGCGGAGGGCCGGGCGCCTCGGGTACCCGCTTCTTATCGGTCCCGGCAGGACGGTTCCCATGATAATGGATACTCTAGGGTGGTATAACGATGAGGCTGAGAAAGCCGGTCGCGATCCGTCCGAAGTGGAGCACATACTGCTTCGGGAAACTTACGTGCGTGAAAGTACGGAAGAGGCCATGGCAGGTGGAACCGAGTACGTGATAAACATGTACAGGTTTTACCTAAGCCTCGGGGTCAAGATAGTGATAAGAGGGAAAAACATAACTGACCCTGATGATCCTTTCTTCGAATACATGGCGGAAGACCGCTTCATGATCGGCACCTCTGAGCACTGCGTTCAGGAGGTAAAGAAATACGCGGAGAAAACAGGAATCCGCAACATAATGTGCAGGATGGTGTTTCCCCAGGCTCCTGCCGAGGTCATAGCGCACTCGATTGAGCTTTTTGGGAAAGAGGTTATTCCCGAATTTAAACCTTAA